A region from the Aegilops tauschii subsp. strangulata cultivar AL8/78 chromosome 5, Aet v6.0, whole genome shotgun sequence genome encodes:
- the LOC109750990 gene encoding cytochrome P450 716B1, giving the protein MRGGDGGSRWVQDRIDRYGPVSKLSLFGTPTVLLAGPAANKFLFFSSALSTRQPRSVQRILGENSILDLHGADHRRVRGALLEFLRPDMLKMYVGRIDAEVRRHVEENWAGRGTVTVLPLMKRLTFDIISALLFGLQRGAVRDALAGDFAHMMKGMWAIPANLPFTAFSRSLKASGRARRVLAGITREKKAGRRQPEHGKAPRSNDLITCLLGLTDSHGERLLSDEEIVDNAMVALIAGHDTSSILMTFMVRHLANDDATLAAMVQEHEEIAMNKAEGEALTWEDLTKMKFTWRVAQEILRIVPPIFGNFRRALEDVEFDGYLIPKGWQVFWTANVTHMDASIFHEPAKFDPSRFENQAASAAAPCSFVAFGGGPRICPGIEFSRIETLVTMHHLVRHFRWKLCCKENTFVRDPMPSPLRGLPIQIEQRTSAPP; this is encoded by the exons ATGCGTGGAGGCGACGGCGGCAGCCGGTGGGTACAAGACCGGATCGATAGGTACGGGCCCGTGTCGAAGCTGTCGCTGTTCGGCACGCCGACGGTGCTCCTGGCCGGACCAGCGGCGAACAAGTTCCTGTTCTTCAGCAGCGCGCTTTCGACACGGCAGCCACGGTCCGTGCAGCGGATACTCGGCGAGAACAGCATCCTGGACCTCCACGGCGCCGACCACCGGCGCGTCCGCGGCGCTCTGCTCGAGTTCCTCAGGCCGGACATGCTCAAGATGTACGTGGGCAGGATCGACGCCGAGGTGCGGCGCCATGTCGAGGAGAACTGGGCCGGCCGCGGGACGGTGACGGTGCTGCCGCTGATGAAGCGGCTGACGTTCGACATCATCTCCGCGCTGCTCTTCGGCCTGCAGAGGGGCGCTGTGCGGGACGCGCTGGCCGGCGACTTCGCGCACATGATGAAGGGCATGTGGGCTATCCCGGCGAACCTGCCGTTCACGGCGTTCAGCCGGAGCCTCAAGGCCAGCGGCAGAGCCCGTCGGGTGCTGGCGGGGATCACGCGGGAGAAGAAGGCCGGCCGGCGCCAGCCGGAGCACGGCAAGGCGCCCCGGAGCAACGACCTCATAACCTGCCTGCTCGGCCTGACGGACAGCCATGGCGAGCGGCTGCTGAGCGACGAGGAGATCGTGGACAACGCCATGGTCGCCCTCATCGCCGGCCACGACACGTCGTCCATCCTCATGACGTTCATGGTCCGCCACCTCGCCAACGATGATGCCACGCTCGCTGCCATGGTCCAAG agcatgaagagatCGCCATGAACAAAGCCGAGGGAGAGGCTCTCACCTGGGAAGATCTGACGAAGATGAAGTTCACATGGCGAGTCGCGCAGGAGATCCTTCGCATCGTCCCTCCGATCTTCGGCAACTTCAGAAGAGCGCTGGAGGACGTCGAGTTCGACGGCTACCTAATCCCAAAAGGATGGCAG GTGTTCTGGACGGCGAACGTGACGCACATGGACGCGAGCATCTTCCACGAGCCGGCCAAGTTCGACCCGTCCCGGTTCGAGAACCAGGccgcgtcggcggcggcgccgtgCTCCTTCGTCGCCTTCGGGGGCGGCCCGAGGATATGCCCCGGCATAGAGTTCTCTCGGATCGAGACGCTGGTGACGATGCACCACCTTGTGAGGCACTTCAGATGGAAGCTATGCTGCAAGGAGAACACCTTCGTGAGGGACCCCATGCCGTCGCCGCTGCGTGGCCTACCCATCCAAATCGAGCAGAGGACCTCCGCTCCACCGTGA